The Terriglobales bacterium genome contains a region encoding:
- a CDS encoding class IV adenylate cyclase, whose protein sequence is MPAEEVEIKVRIGDLGDLSRKLTAAGFHLVTPRTHEMNTLYDFSDGRLRTRGEVLRIRKYGSKWTLTHKSKGNAGKHKSRVETETELADGEALAHVFEAIGLGPSFRYEKYRAEWSDGQGHVVVDETPIGNIAELEGSPDWIDHTAGVLAIGESEYITASYAQMFSEWKTRTGSKAREMTWAETGSQ, encoded by the coding sequence ATGCCCGCTGAAGAAGTCGAAATCAAAGTCCGAATTGGTGATCTCGGCGACCTCTCCCGCAAGCTCACTGCGGCAGGATTCCATCTGGTCACGCCGCGCACTCACGAGATGAACACGCTTTACGACTTCAGCGATGGCCGACTGCGCACACGCGGAGAGGTGCTGCGCATCCGCAAATACGGCTCCAAGTGGACGTTAACTCACAAGAGCAAAGGCAATGCGGGCAAGCACAAATCGCGCGTCGAAACCGAAACGGAACTCGCGGATGGCGAAGCGCTGGCACATGTATTCGAAGCCATCGGCTTGGGTCCGTCTTTTCGCTATGAAAAGTACCGCGCTGAGTGGAGCGACGGGCAAGGCCATGTAGTAGTCGATGAAACACCCATCGGCAACATCGCTGAACTGGAAGGCTCGCCTGACTGGATCGATCACACAGCAGGAGTCCTGGCGATAGGGGAATCTGAGTACATCACCGCAAGCTACGCTCAGATGTTCAGTGAGTGGAAAACAAGAACCGGTAGCAAAGCTCGCGAGATGACGTGGGCCGAAACGGGAAGTCAGT
- the ligD gene encoding non-homologous end-joining DNA ligase — translation MALDEYKRKRSFDRTPEPPPKLDPKKGFRFVVQKHRASHLHYDFRLEMEGVLKSWAVPKGPSLDPIDKRLAMQVEDHPVSYFHFEGIIPPNNYGAGTVMVWDTGTWEPLREDYSDHPANRSEREKQAAAMLAKGDLKFRLHGQKLKGDFVLVKMRSRRAGSKGTEWLLMKKRDGSAVTGYDIDNYDYSVLTRKSLAQIAGDEGAREWQSNRSASSGKATGKNAWLADSIAQHDRQARTQQKKKASATASAASEKPAGSNPKKKPSNSNSALSNRGPKKAGSQSDGAFGLDKLKGAVKAPMPSTIRPMLATLVDDAFDDDDWLYEIKWDGYRSVVFFGEDGERSLRMVSRNQNDQTNEFPELHAIADSLHCRSCIVDGEIVALDEDGRASFSLMQQRSGLSLDGKRRSPDHSVFIMYYAFDLLYLEGYSLLNVDLEERKKLLVAVVRPSQVLKISDHFVANGHALLDAARQQKLEGIVAKRRKSCYVQKRSSEWLKIKITQRQECVIGGYTDPRGSREHFGSLVLGLYDKQGNLVPVGQAGSGFTHTSHAEMWKKLHKLETKQNPFTGKVDSPRKVHFVKPELVAEIKFTEWTHETDIGGIKMRAPVYEGLREDKNPRECVFEFKHPVLEEVSKAERGKAS, via the coding sequence ATGGCTCTCGACGAATACAAACGCAAGCGCAGTTTCGATCGAACGCCCGAGCCTCCTCCTAAGCTCGATCCCAAAAAGGGTTTTCGATTCGTTGTTCAAAAGCATCGTGCTTCTCATCTGCACTATGACTTCCGCCTCGAAATGGAAGGAGTGCTGAAATCATGGGCAGTGCCAAAAGGGCCATCGCTCGATCCCATCGACAAACGCCTGGCCATGCAGGTGGAAGATCATCCGGTGTCTTACTTCCACTTTGAAGGCATCATTCCGCCCAACAACTACGGAGCGGGCACGGTAATGGTTTGGGACACAGGAACCTGGGAGCCGCTAAGAGAAGACTATTCGGACCATCCGGCCAACCGCAGCGAGCGCGAGAAACAGGCAGCAGCCATGCTGGCCAAGGGAGATCTCAAATTCCGCCTTCATGGGCAAAAACTCAAGGGCGACTTCGTGCTGGTGAAGATGCGTTCGCGGCGCGCAGGTTCAAAAGGCACCGAATGGCTTTTGATGAAGAAGCGTGACGGTAGCGCAGTCACCGGCTATGACATTGATAACTACGACTACTCCGTACTGACTCGCAAAAGCCTGGCTCAGATTGCCGGCGACGAAGGCGCCCGGGAGTGGCAGAGCAATCGTTCGGCATCATCGGGAAAGGCGACCGGCAAGAATGCCTGGCTTGCCGATTCCATCGCCCAGCACGATAGGCAGGCCCGCACCCAGCAAAAGAAAAAAGCAAGCGCGACTGCTTCAGCCGCAAGCGAAAAACCGGCAGGATCGAATCCCAAAAAGAAACCCTCGAATTCCAATTCGGCTTTGTCCAATCGCGGGCCCAAAAAAGCTGGCTCTCAAAGTGATGGTGCCTTTGGATTGGATAAGCTCAAAGGCGCGGTCAAAGCGCCGATGCCGTCGACGATTCGGCCGATGCTGGCAACGCTGGTTGATGACGCATTCGATGACGACGACTGGCTCTATGAAATCAAGTGGGATGGCTACCGCTCTGTGGTTTTCTTCGGCGAGGACGGCGAACGTTCGCTGCGAATGGTATCGCGCAACCAGAATGATCAGACGAACGAATTCCCAGAATTGCACGCGATAGCCGACAGCTTGCACTGCCGCTCGTGCATCGTGGATGGTGAGATCGTTGCCCTCGACGAAGATGGGCGAGCCTCGTTCAGCCTGATGCAGCAGCGCAGTGGACTATCTCTGGATGGCAAACGCCGATCGCCCGACCACAGCGTTTTCATCATGTATTACGCCTTCGATCTGCTCTACCTCGAGGGCTACTCGCTGCTGAACGTTGATCTGGAAGAAAGGAAAAAGCTCCTTGTCGCTGTAGTCCGGCCGAGCCAGGTTCTGAAGATATCCGATCATTTCGTCGCCAATGGACATGCTTTGCTCGATGCTGCGCGTCAGCAGAAGCTCGAAGGAATAGTCGCCAAACGGCGCAAGAGCTGTTATGTGCAGAAGCGCAGCAGCGAGTGGTTGAAGATCAAGATTACGCAACGGCAGGAGTGCGTGATCGGAGGCTACACCGATCCGCGCGGCAGTCGCGAGCATTTCGGGTCGCTGGTACTTGGACTGTATGACAAACAAGGCAACCTGGTGCCGGTCGGACAGGCTGGGAGCGGCTTTACTCATACGTCACATGCCGAAATGTGGAAGAAACTCCACAAGCTTGAGACGAAGCAGAATCCCTTCACGGGAAAGGTGGACAGCCCGCGCAAGGTGCATTTTGTTAAGCCGGAGCTGGTGGCTGAAATCAAGTTCACTGAATGGACGCACGAGACGGATATCGGCGGAATCAAGATGCGCGCACCAGTCTATGAAGGGTTGCGCGAGGACAAGAACCCGCGAGAGTGCGTCTTCGAATTCAAGCATCCGGTCCTCGAAGAAGTCAGCAAAGCAGAACGTGGCAAAGCATCGTAA